ccttccccctctctccctccttctccctctttctctctctccctccttctttctctctctccctctttctttctctctctctccctccttctctccctccttctctctctccctctctctctctctctctctctccagaccagCATGGGGAGCAGAGTCCCCGCAGCAGTAACATGGCGGGGGTGTCCCCGGGAGCGGTGGGTGCGGTGGGGTCCGGTCGGGCGGAGCACCAGGCGGCCATCAACAGCATGATGCTGGAGCGCATGAGCACCGACATCACCGCGCTGAGGAAACAGTACTCACGCATCAAGACACGACAGCAGCAACAGGCCAACCTGCTCTACATAAGAAcaggtgaagacacacacacacacacacacacacacacatcaccgcgCTGAGGAAACAGTACTCACGCATCAAGACACGACAGCAGCAACAGGCCAACCTGCTCTACATAAGAAcaggtgaagacacacacacacacacacacacacacacacacacacacacacacacacacacacatcaccgcgCTGAGGAAACAGTACTCACGCATCAAGACACGACAGCAGCAACAGGCCAACCTGCTCTACATAAGAAcaggtgaagacacacacacacacacacacacacacacccacatactgaGTAAACAGTACTCATGCATTAAGAGACGGAAGCAGCAAcaggtgaaaacacacacacaaacacacacacataaacagacacacacacacacataaacagacacacacacacacacataaagagagagcgagcgagagagagagagagagagacacacacacacacacacacacacatacatacagacagcaGTGCTGTGAAGAAGCCGTATTCCCAGATAAAGAGATGATGGGTGCAGGGCAGGATGTTGAAGGAAGAACAGGTAAACACACTGGCCTACTTCTACATGAACACTAACCTGTTTACCTttgcacatagaaacacacacacacacacacatatttatacccacacacacacacacacacacacacacacacacatatttatacacacacagccctctcatTATTTGAGAATTGTCATGCTGTAACACAATACCTGGATATCGTGTTACAGCATCACACAATACTGGTTGTATTAGACCTGGTGATGGTTGCATAAGACAAGAATAAAAACACTCTAGTGTCGtctaacacatacatacacacacacacacacacacacacacacacacacacacacacacacacacaaggaaacaaAGTGTCCTTTAGCTGTGCAGGAAGAGCAGTCCCTTCCCAGGGGTGGCGATTACCTATGGCttagagtgctgtgtgtgacttTCCAAATAAACGACTGAACTGGAATCTCTGCATGCACAAGAAGCCCTTGACATCGCTACCTTGAGATGCATTTaaaggagcagtgtgtgtttttgacatcGCTACCTTGAGATGCATTtaaaagagcagtgtgtgtttttgacattGCTACCTTGAGATGCATTTaaaggagcagtgtgtgtttttgacatcGCTACCTTGAGATGCATTTaaaggagcagtgtgtgttttttttaggttCATGAGATGACGAGTGAAATTGCAGTACACAAACATTTTGCATACaattgcatatacacacacacacacacacacacatacacacttcaaatatacatctatatgtataaatatgtcTGGTGTTTTCCTCAGGTCCTGGTCCAGAGGCCTTGTCTGGGGCCTCGTGTGAACCCCAGAGTAATGGTATTACCCTTCAGTCAGTAACGCCGTGTGGGCCCCCACTATATATGAAGTGCCCTGATGTTAGCATGTGTTCTTCCTGTGTCTTCTTCTCACTGTTTTTAAGTAAGCGATAAGTACAGCAAAcgtatacattacattacattacatatatcTAACCCTTAACCATCAGGTAACAATATATAGCTAACCCTAAACCATCTGGTAACAATATATAGCTAACCCTAAACCCAGGTCCATCTGGTAATAATATGCTCTTAGATGAGGAACACAGGCTTGTTGTAAGGACACAGTGATAGGAGCACTGAATATAAAGTGGGAGCCAATGTGGGTTTGTTAAGCTGTTTCACAGGGTGTCAGGGATGGTGGCAGGAGCTTCCAGGTTTGTGCAGAGGCCAGCATGGCCACACGGAAACCAGGCTGGTGAAGGGGCGTGGTCACATGGGGACCCAGCTGGTGACAGGGGGCGTGGTCATGGGAGACCAGGGTGATGAAGGGGGCGTGGTCACATGGAGGCCAGGGTggtgaagggggcgtggccacATTGGTGGGGCCTTTCCTTTGAGGCTTTGACTAAACCTTTCACTTCGATTTTGATCTGTTTTGAATTAATGTCTAGTTGGGTGGTCAATGAATTGATTGGTTGAtaaattgatttattgattacAGAGAAGCTGTACCTTGTTTagttggttgattgattgattgattgattgattgggtGATTGTTCAATGAACTGTATCAATGAACTGATCAGAGATATTATTTTAGATTTCACTTGCACTATGAATGTAAATGATAAGTGTTCTGCAAGTAGCGCCAACATATgatcattgattgattgattgattgattgattgattgattgatcccTGTTCAGAAGTATCCAGGTCCACTTGCACACAGCGCCTTGTGTACCGAGTGTCCGCAGTTTAAACTCAAGAGCTGGTGGTCTGCCATTGCAGCGGCTTGTGGGGAATAGTTTTACCCATAGCAGTCAGTACTCATAAAAATGTTCttcatacagacaaacacatttaattTCCCACAATACACTTGGCATAGAAAAATAGCACAAGAACCAAGAGgcttgaaatgaaacaaacatgTCTGTGAGGTTTTAAACCAATTTATCATAGGATCATGTTACACTCATGCATAAAGAGGTGCATGTTACAAATAGAgctttttttaaatctcctaAATTTCTCCTAAATTTCCCCTTGGAGTCAATGTTCCAAAGCTAAGGCTCTCTCTCGCTAACTAACTGGCACGGCCCCGAGTGCATATTTCATGACTTCACAGGGAAAACAGGATTTGATCAGCCTCAGTGTTCCAGCCTAGAGTTGGAGGGTGGGGGCCACACATTTAGGCATGTAGGCATTAATCATTCAGGCCTCCTGAGATTGGGCGTGATTGACGTCAATCATCTAATCAAGAGCTGCTTGGGTGAATCTGTCTGAGGGGCGGCTGCAGTCCTAAGGACACCTGCTCCTCCCTTGATTTCCCGCTTTGTCTGTTTTATTCTACTCGGTCAAGTTGCTTGCCTTTCttttggtctttctctctctctctctctctctctctctctctgctctttttcgTTTCgtcagtctttcttttttttctctttctctgtccaactctcgctgtctgtctctcgtatTCACACTCTCTAAATCTTgccctttctctttttgtctctctcaccctttcttttttttttctttatctctctctttcaccttccctctctttccaaactcactctcaccatcatgtttctccctcctctgtccttCAGATAAGTGTCCGGCCACCAGCGTCCTGGCCTCCCAGGTGCACCCCTCCCCCGTGGTCAACCACCTCCTTCTGGGGAGGAGGCCTCGAGGAGCCCCCCTACGGAACTCCGGGAGCAGCCCGGGTGGGGCGCTGCGCGGGGCCCCCCAGGGCCAGTCCACCCCTCTGGACGAGGCGGTGCGGAGCCGGCTGGAGTCGCCGTGGCGAGCCCACGTGCGGACCCACCGTAGGAACATCGCCAGGGCATGTGCCCAGCTGGAGTTCGATGACCCCGAAAAAGCGGATgagggggcggaggaggaggaggaggcggcgacGGACTCGCCTGGGACCCCGACCACAGAGGCGGAGCAACAGGGGGTGGATTCacaggatgaagaggagaagggagagacaagagaggaggagagggaggaggaggaggaggaggagaggaaatgtgAGAAAGAGACTGCACAGGTGGAGGGAGtgcaggaggcagaggaggtggTACAGGGGGAGGTGTCTGAAGAGGAGGTGCCTAAGGAGGAGGTAGTGACAGAAAGCTTCTCACAGGACTCCAGACTGGATGGTGtggatggagaaagggaggagcagcaggaggaggataAGGAACGGATCGGACCGGTGGAACAACGTTTGGCCTCCCTGGAGCTGGACTCAGAACCGGAACTCACGACACCCTCCAGCACATCGGAACCCACACCGGCGCCGACGCCGACGCCACAGCCAGAAATGGAGCCGGCACTGGACTCCTCCAGCTCAGAGTCCTCCTGCTCCGCCAGGCGGATGCCCACCTCCGCTTCTACCCCCGCAGGGCTGTCCAAGTACCAGCAGCAGCCCCTGCccttctcccccttcccctGCCTCAAGGTGCCCCGGAAGTCAACGGCTGCGCGGAACTTGGGGCTGTACGGCCCGACGTCACGCACGCCCACCGTGCACTTCCCCCAGATGAGCAAGGGCATGAGCCGgctgagcagcagcagtagcagtaacgCCCTCTCCACCAGGAGGCGATGATgagcagcctctccctctccctcttcctcttcctctctgattctgcgtgtgaacatgtttttgtgtttcttggACTCTCATGCACTCCTGATGAAAAACTGTTTGGTGACACAAGCAAGGCTCAGGGACCGAGATGTCCTATATGAAGAGGCACTGTACTCACTCTcttacgcacacatacacacaccgatacaaatgtacatgtatgcacacatgcacacatacacacacacaccccagctttcaatccttcacacacacccatgtacacACCTTTACAaccatactcactctctctgtctctctctctctcacacacacacacacacacacacacacacacatacactgtgagCTGAACTGTGTATTGTAATGACCAAAACTGCAGTAAGATTGTGTAGCGAAGTCACAGATTGGCTGTTAGTCTGTTGTGCTGAGGTCAAACTGAAATGTGAAGAGATATGCACTTCCCACCCTGGGCGGGCACAGCTACGGATGCTCAGGAGGGACACTGTTGTTATATCCCGGCTTGTTTTCCTTGTCACAAACAGCAATGGTGGCGTTGTTATGATTGTGTTCCAGAGTGGAGTTGAGACTGTGTTAAATAAACCCTATGAGGAGTTCCTGTGCACATGAggatctttctctcactcagaaCATCTCAGTCACACGTTCAGGCCCGTGTCTTGAAGCACACTTTGCATCTCATTATGTATCCGACCGCGTGTATAACACAGGTCATGATGGCGCTTCGGTTCACAGAATCTAATATAATCTAttatatacaaatattcttattctgtctctttcatGATAGGACATAATcagtgctgtgctctgtgttctgatGCACAAGATATACACAAgttatacatctctctctctctctctctctctctctgacactcagGGTGAAGGGCGGGGGGGATTGACCAAGAcagagtgggtgggtgtttttAAAATAGCTCTTTACTTTAAGCAGAGACCTTCAAAGACTGTCAGCTGGCGTGATGTCTTACATAAAGCAGAGCTTGGAGGAGAAACCGCTTCAATAATGCTGGTGCATTGCTCAACCCAAGCCTGTAATCCCACTGAATTTGAAACAATAAATAACTAAAGAAGGAGATAATTGGATTTGGCATCTTAAATAAAGTCATCGTTAtgattgttgtttatttttgtaggCCTTGGAGAATTTATGCCCAACCCATGCAATATGGTGATTTACGGCTGATTCCCCTTATTTAAAAAAGATGTGCTCTGCataaacaactttatttgttttctctctgtctctggaatCACTCAGGGCGTCGCACCAGTTTAAGTTTGCGCTGATCCATAGCACAACAAACAGGAAAGGAGGCTCATGATCCTGATGGGCCAATCAGTAGCTATGTCCTTGTATCCCCAGCCAATCACCCACGTAACAGTGTGGCATGTACATTCTGATGTTTGATGTTGATCATGTGCTATATGATGTGAATGTCATGGttcaccactagagggagacatAGATCAGTGTTTTGTTTCAAGGCTCTTTCTCCCCTGTAGCTGAACACATTTACAGGGTACAGCTACTTCTGTTCCTGTGGGTTCTAGATTTACATAGTAATGTAGGCATACGATTCATCCAACCTATAGATTCTACCTTTAGAATTACACAATAATATAGGCTGATGATTCATCCACCCTATATATTCTACCTATAGATTTACACAGTAATGTAGGTGTACGATTCATCCACACTATCAGATGTAGAGAGAATATAAACTTGGGCAGTTCGTTAAAAAAAGTACAGCTTTACAAAGTTCAAAGAACATCTAAAATTACCTCCAAGAAGCAATTTTAGTAACAGAAAGCTGAACAGAAATATAAAGTACAGAGTGAAGCTCAtgacaaacaggaaatgacaccATGTCTAACAAATGTGACGTGATTCAGAAGTTCTGAATGTTTCAACAGGCCAACGGAAACAAGATTCTTCTTCAGCAGTGATCATCAGTAAGATCTTCAGACTGACTAATGAGGGCTATATTTCCTCCTCAATGGGGAAGGGGAGCTGCTTGATTCATAGGTCCCAGATTAGGACGGGGCCCCCGAACATGCCAGCGACCATAGACGTTTTAGATGTTTCAGGTGGACCCTTTTTGATGAAGTAAAGGGAACAGCTGAGCTTTTGACAAGGGGtccaggtttaaaaaaaaaaaaaaaaatgatttcccATTCCCCTGTTTGTGGATTCCAACCACTGATGTTATCCTTGCTGCGATGTTTGTTTAATTCATTGCCAGTATCTGCTGGGTCACAGGGGTCTActgtctgttttcattttttagcTAAAATAACCTCGATGTGTCATGCGTGTAGGATTTATGCTTCGCTGAGTATTTGTGAGAAAGGCCTGGATATGTGCTTCCCAGGGGACCTCCATGCCCGAATATAGAGGTCTGATGGAGCGGGCAGACGTTACTGCTGGGCCTGGCACCAAACCATGCACTGCATGAGTGTATGCAAACTTCTGATTTCTCATGGGGCCTGTGGCTTTCCAGTCATGTAGTGATTATACTATACCATATATTGTAACAAAAGTAATCTTGAACATATGCGATATGGTtcttcagaatgctgcagaatgttccattcatttgaatggggcaccacAACATTTGGACAATATTATTTCTTCATAATGGCCGCTGCCAAGAATGAATGactgctgccattggcaatgggttttgtaCTTATAATTCATATCTTTCATATAATTTCACAAGTAGTCCGTCATACAGCCCACCACTGCCCAGCGCCGAAAACCAGAACTCCCCGATCCACGCTGGTTAGCTGCCTGGGTCACACGAAAGGACTATATCTGAGCTGCCAGCTCAACCGCCAACCCTGCAGGGCCCTGGGAGACACAGGGCAATCCACCATTTCCCCGGCATCCACCCGGGCACCACCGGCCCACCGTCAGCAGCGTGGTCACCAACCAACACCCTGCTGTTGACAGTGGCAGACGAAAAGGCTGGCATGAGAGGGAGGAGGTCACTGCAAGTCCAGGCTAGAGAGGCTCGCCAACATCCGGGAACTGTGCATCATGGACCCTGGACCTGCTGAACTGTTGGGGTGCCTGTGTTGACACGTCGGGGGCAACCAGTATCCTCGACACGGAGACTGTG
The sequence above is drawn from the Clupea harengus chromosome 16, Ch_v2.0.2, whole genome shotgun sequence genome and encodes:
- the tbc1d30 gene encoding TBC1 domain family member 30 isoform X3 — protein: MEDTDTGVDTRLKFTIEPSLGKNGFQQWFDALKAVARLPTGIPKEWRKRVWLTLADQYLHSISIDWEKTLRFAFNDRSNPDDDTLGIQIVKDLHRTGYSSYSGQEGEQDRVVLKRVLLAFARWNKAVGYCQGFNVLAALILEVTDGNEGDALKVMIYLIDKVLPESYFANNLRALSVDMAVFRDLLRLKLPELSQHLHHLQKAANQDGGGSYEPPLTNVFTMQWFLTMFATCLPRHTVLKIWDSVFFEGSEVLLRVALAIWAKLGERVEYCQSADEFYSTMGCLAQEMLEHNLIDSTDLMQMVYAMAVFPFPQLAELREKYTYNITPFPAPVKGNSRSPSGLEGWESDDDADMDDEDSLVTALGCLGPLGGFLAPELQRYQRNVRDQHGEQSPRSSNMAGVSPGAVGAVGSGRAEHQAAINSMMLERMSTDITALRKQYSRIKTRQQQQANLLYIRTGPGPEALSGASCEPQSNDKCPATSVLASQVHPSPVVNHLLLGRRPRGAPLRNSGSSPGGALRGAPQGQSTPLDEAVRSRLESPWRAHVRTHRRNIARACAQLEFDDPEKADEGAEEEEEAATDSPGTPTTEAEQQGVDSQDEEEKGETREEEREEEEEEERKCEKETAQVEGVQEAEEVVQGEVSEEEVPKEEVVTESFSQDSRLDGVDGEREEQQEEDKERIGPVEQRLASLELDSEPELTTPSSTSEPTPAPTPTPQPEMEPALDSSSSESSCSARRMPTSASTPAGLSKYQQQPLPFSPFPCLKVPRKSTAARNLGLYGPTSRTPTVHFPQMSKGMSRLSSSSSSNALSTRRR